A window of Acidimicrobiales bacterium contains these coding sequences:
- a CDS encoding peptidylprolyl isomerase has protein sequence MPSEKRARQRAMREARRAAETRRSRRVRTLRRLAGALVVAGIVVGIIVLVSQGAKPKTAANHATTSTATPKAAAAPTCPPTGPAGASRRVTAFTSAPPRCISLHATYRATVVTDVGTFVISMPAAASPAAVNSFVFLARYHFYDGTVFHRVIPGFVVQGGDPTGTGTGGPGYRFTGNTPPASCARTRNCYRTGTVALANSSGPSTDGSQFFVVLPGGGRTLDAEPNYTIFGRVVRGMAVVERIGADGSPSGTPKVLHRIVKVTITQASA, from the coding sequence GTGCCGAGCGAGAAGCGAGCGCGCCAGCGCGCCATGCGCGAGGCGCGCCGCGCCGCCGAGACCCGGCGGAGCCGGCGGGTCCGGACGCTCCGCCGCCTCGCCGGCGCGCTCGTCGTCGCCGGGATCGTCGTCGGGATCATCGTCCTCGTCTCGCAGGGCGCGAAGCCGAAGACGGCTGCGAACCACGCGACCACGAGCACGGCCACCCCGAAGGCCGCGGCCGCCCCGACGTGCCCGCCGACCGGACCGGCCGGGGCGTCGCGACGGGTGACCGCCTTCACCTCGGCGCCGCCGAGGTGCATCTCCCTGCACGCCACCTACCGCGCGACCGTCGTGACCGACGTCGGCACGTTCGTCATCTCGATGCCCGCCGCCGCCTCGCCGGCCGCCGTGAACAGCTTCGTGTTCCTCGCCCGCTACCACTTCTACGACGGGACGGTGTTCCACCGGGTGATCCCGGGCTTCGTCGTCCAGGGGGGAGACCCCACCGGCACCGGGACGGGCGGCCCCGGCTACCGCTTCACCGGGAACACCCCGCCGGCGTCGTGCGCGAGGACCAGGAACTGCTACCGCACCGGCACCGTCGCCCTCGCCAACTCGAGCGGTCCGTCGACCGACGGCAGCCAGTTCTTCGTCGTCCTGCCGGGGGGAGGGCGCACGCTCGACGCCGAGCCCAACTACACGATCTTCGGCCGGGTCGTGCGCGGCATGGCCGTCGTCGAGCGCATCGGTGCCGACGGCTCGCCGAGCGGGACGCCCAAGGTCCTGCACCGCATCGTCAAGGTGACGATCACGCAGGCGAGCGCCTGA
- a CDS encoding aspartate kinase — protein sequence MALTVQKFGGSSLADAERIRAVADHIARTRRTGEDVVVVVSAMGRTTDDLLRLAQDVSALRPPRELDMLLTAGERISMALVCMALAELGVPAASFTGSQAGIITDASHTKARILEVRPERLREALERGVVPVVAGFQGVSLDRDVTTLGRGGSDTTAVALAAALGADRCEIYTDVSGVFSADPRVVPNARRLRHLSFEEMLEIAATGGRVLALRSVEFARNHHVPLHVRSSFTWEPGTWVTEEDPTMEQPIVSAVTSDTSEAKLTITRVPDRPGVAASLFRGLADRLVNVDLIVQNTSHEGMTDISFTVARSELEAAMAVAQSLAPEIGASSVLVDENIAQVSVIGAGMRTHPGVTARMFEALAAEKINIEMISTSPIRISCVIEGGAAEHAVRVLHQAFELGD from the coding sequence GTGGCGCTCACCGTGCAGAAGTTCGGCGGCTCGTCGCTCGCGGACGCCGAGCGCATCCGCGCCGTCGCCGACCACATCGCCCGGACCCGGCGCACCGGCGAGGACGTCGTCGTCGTGGTCAGCGCGATGGGCCGGACGACCGACGACCTCCTGCGCCTCGCGCAGGACGTCAGCGCGCTGCGCCCGCCGCGCGAGCTCGACATGCTGCTCACCGCCGGCGAGCGGATCTCGATGGCGCTCGTGTGCATGGCCCTCGCCGAGCTCGGCGTGCCCGCCGCCTCCTTCACCGGGAGCCAGGCGGGGATCATCACCGACGCGTCGCACACGAAGGCGAGGATCCTCGAGGTGCGCCCGGAGCGACTGCGCGAGGCGCTCGAGCGCGGCGTCGTGCCCGTCGTCGCCGGCTTCCAGGGGGTGTCGCTCGACCGTGACGTCACGACCCTCGGCCGGGGCGGCTCCGACACGACGGCGGTCGCCCTCGCCGCCGCGCTCGGGGCCGATCGCTGCGAGATCTACACCGACGTCTCGGGGGTCTTCAGCGCGGATCCACGCGTCGTACCGAACGCGCGCCGCCTGCGCCACCTCTCGTTCGAGGAGATGCTCGAGATCGCCGCGACCGGCGGGCGGGTGCTCGCGCTGCGCTCGGTCGAGTTCGCCCGCAACCACCACGTTCCGCTCCACGTACGCTCGAGCTTCACCTGGGAGCCGGGGACGTGGGTCACCGAGGAGGACCCCACCATGGAGCAGCCGATCGTGTCCGCCGTCACGAGCGACACCTCCGAGGCGAAGCTCACCATCACGCGGGTGCCCGATCGGCCCGGCGTCGCGGCCTCGCTGTTTCGCGGGCTCGCCGACCGGCTCGTCAACGTGGACCTGATCGTCCAGAACACCTCGCACGAGGGCATGACGGACATCTCCTTCACCGTGGCGAGGTCGGAGCTCGAGGCCGCGATGGCGGTCGCGCAGTCCCTGGCACCGGAGATCGGCGCCTCGTCGGTCCTCGTCGACGAGAACATCGCCCAGGTCTCCGTGATCGGCGCCGGCATGCGGACGCACCCGGGGGTGACGGCGCGGATGTTCGAGGCACTCGCGGCCGAGAAGATCAACATCGAGATGATCTCCACGTCCCCGATCCGCATCTCGTGCGTGATCGAGGGCGGCGCTGCCGAGCACGCCGTGCGGGTCCTGCACCAGGCGTTCGAGCTCGGCGACTGA
- a CDS encoding aspartate-semialdehyde dehydrogenase: MLIAVFGATGQVGGVMRSILVERNFPLDGVRFFASARSAGRLLEFDGEEVPVEDAAGADFRGIDIALFSCGKAASLELAPRVAAAGAIVIDNSSAWRLDPDVPLVVPEVNPQALASIPKGIVANPNCTTMVAMPVLKPLADAAGLRRVVASSYQAVSGTGAAGVAELDEQVRAVGPSARALAFDGAALDFPQAKVFGAPIAFNVVPFAGALAPDGSGETDEEQKFRNESRKILGLDSLAVDCTCVRVPVFTGHSLSLHVELASPLAPEEARRLLEDAPGVEVVDLPTPLQAAGRDATLVGRIRRDPSVEHGLALFVSGDNLRKGAALNAVQIAEALLASRAQ, encoded by the coding sequence ATGCTGATCGCGGTCTTCGGGGCGACCGGCCAGGTGGGCGGCGTGATGCGCTCGATCCTCGTCGAGCGCAACTTCCCCCTCGACGGCGTCCGCTTCTTCGCGTCGGCGCGATCGGCCGGCCGGCTGCTCGAGTTCGACGGCGAGGAGGTGCCCGTCGAGGACGCGGCGGGCGCGGACTTCCGCGGGATCGACATCGCCCTGTTCTCCTGCGGCAAGGCGGCATCGCTCGAGCTCGCCCCGCGGGTGGCGGCGGCCGGTGCGATCGTCATCGACAACTCCTCGGCCTGGCGCCTCGATCCCGACGTTCCCCTCGTCGTCCCCGAGGTCAACCCGCAGGCGCTCGCGTCGATCCCGAAGGGCATCGTCGCCAACCCGAACTGCACGACGATGGTGGCGATGCCGGTCCTCAAGCCGCTCGCGGACGCGGCGGGTCTGCGCCGGGTCGTGGCGTCGAGCTACCAGGCCGTGTCCGGTACCGGGGCGGCCGGCGTCGCAGAGCTCGACGAGCAGGTTCGCGCCGTGGGCCCGAGCGCGCGGGCCCTCGCCTTCGACGGCGCGGCGCTCGACTTCCCCCAGGCGAAGGTGTTCGGCGCGCCGATCGCCTTCAACGTCGTCCCCTTCGCCGGGGCGCTCGCGCCCGACGGGTCGGGCGAGACCGACGAGGAGCAGAAGTTCCGCAACGAGAGCCGGAAGATCCTCGGCCTCGACAGCCTCGCGGTCGACTGCACCTGCGTGCGCGTCCCGGTGTTCACGGGCCACTCGCTATCGCTGCACGTCGAGCTGGCGTCGCCGCTCGCGCCCGAGGAGGCGCGTCGCCTGCTCGAGGACGCGCCCGGCGTGGAGGTCGTCGACCTCCCAACCCCGCTGCAGGCCGCCGGCCGGGACGCCACCCTCGTCGGGCGGATCCGGCGGGACCCGAGCGTGGAGCACGGCCTCGCGCTCTTCGTCTCGGGCGACAACCTGCGCAAGGGCGCGGCGCTCAACGCCGTGCAGATCGCCGAGGCGCTGCTGGCGAGCCGCGCTCAGTAG
- the proS gene encoding proline--tRNA ligase — MARANEHGVTPQSEDFSAWYNELVVKAELADRGPVRGTMVIRPYGYRIWELLQAELDERIKATGHENAYFPLFIPESHLAREADHVEGFAPELAVVTQAGGHELEERLVVRPTSETVIGEMFSRWITSYRDLPLRINQWANVVRWELRPRLFLRTTEFLWQEGHTAHATEAEAVAEAMTALRLYEEVARDVAAMPVVAGDKTPSERFAGALRTLTLETLVRDGRALQAATSHFFGTNFSRAFDITFATADGTLEWCQTTSWGMSTRMVGGVIMTHGDDKGLILPPRLAPYQVVVVPIGRGPELGRSIDAARSLAAELEPAGVRVRVDERDHLSPGFKFNEWELRGVPLRLELGPRDLAAGTVTVAERLGGEKQAVRREEAVAAVLARLDAIQAALLERATRFRDERTRVVDTFDELVDAVAAGFALAPHCGDASCEAKIQEVTSATPRCVPLDAPAEEGHCVACGKPAAYGRRVYFARAY; from the coding sequence ATGGCCCGGGCGAACGAGCACGGCGTAACGCCCCAGAGCGAGGACTTCTCGGCCTGGTACAACGAGCTCGTCGTGAAGGCGGAGCTCGCCGACCGGGGGCCGGTGCGCGGCACGATGGTCATCCGCCCCTACGGCTACCGGATCTGGGAGCTGCTGCAGGCCGAGCTCGACGAGAGGATCAAGGCGACCGGCCACGAGAACGCCTACTTCCCTCTCTTCATCCCCGAGAGCCACCTCGCGCGCGAGGCGGACCACGTGGAGGGCTTCGCCCCCGAGCTCGCCGTGGTGACCCAGGCCGGCGGGCACGAGCTCGAGGAGCGCCTCGTCGTGCGCCCGACGTCGGAGACCGTGATCGGCGAGATGTTCTCCCGCTGGATCACCTCGTATCGCGACCTGCCGCTGCGCATCAACCAGTGGGCGAACGTCGTGCGCTGGGAGCTGCGACCGCGCCTGTTCCTGCGCACCACGGAGTTCCTCTGGCAGGAGGGCCACACCGCCCACGCGACCGAGGCCGAGGCGGTCGCGGAGGCGATGACGGCGCTGCGCCTCTACGAGGAGGTCGCCCGGGACGTGGCGGCGATGCCGGTGGTCGCCGGCGACAAGACCCCGAGCGAGCGCTTCGCCGGGGCGCTGCGCACCCTCACGCTCGAGACGCTCGTGCGCGACGGACGCGCCCTGCAGGCGGCGACCTCGCACTTCTTCGGGACGAACTTCTCTCGCGCCTTCGACATCACCTTCGCCACGGCCGACGGCACGCTCGAGTGGTGCCAGACGACCTCGTGGGGGATGAGCACGAGGATGGTCGGCGGCGTGATCATGACCCACGGCGACGACAAGGGGCTCATCCTGCCCCCTCGCCTCGCCCCCTACCAGGTCGTCGTCGTGCCGATCGGGCGGGGGCCGGAGCTCGGGCGCAGCATCGACGCGGCCCGCTCGCTCGCGGCCGAGCTCGAGCCGGCGGGCGTGCGGGTGCGCGTCGACGAGCGCGACCACCTCTCGCCAGGCTTCAAGTTCAACGAGTGGGAGCTGCGGGGCGTCCCGCTGCGCCTCGAGCTCGGCCCGCGCGACCTCGCGGCCGGCACGGTGACGGTCGCCGAGCGCCTGGGCGGGGAGAAGCAGGCGGTGCGGCGCGAGGAGGCGGTCGCCGCGGTCCTCGCCCGCCTCGACGCCATCCAGGCTGCCCTGCTCGAGCGCGCGACGCGCTTTCGCGACGAGCGCACCCGGGTCGTGGACACCTTCGACGAGCTCGTCGACGCGGTCGCCGCCGGCTTCGCGCTCGCACCGCACTGCGGCGACGCCTCCTGCGAGGCGAAGATCCAGGAGGTCACCTCGGCCACGCCGCGCTGCGTCCCCCTCGACGCGCCGGCCGAGGAGGGCCACTGCGTCGCGTGCGGCAAGCCGGCCGCGTACGGACGCCGGGTCTACTTCGCCCGCGCCTACTGA
- a CDS encoding chloride channel protein, protein MPPSPRLPARAAGERSLADFETGARVGLLAALALLVGALSAGVALGLLDLIGLFTQLLYDGRLGVRLVAPTTSHLHALSALVPVGGGLAVGAMAFWGSERIRGHGIPEAMETILVNGSKVEPRLAVLKPVSSAISIGSGGPFGAEGPIILTGGAVGSVLAQLLRLSAAERRTLLVAGACGGMAAVFGTPVAAALFGVELLAFEWRPRSAGPIALAVVVASVLRAAMAAHGLVRPAPLFPLGSHGSLGAVAVAGSGVVGIAGALLAWVLTQAVYGMEDAFARLPFHWAWWPAIGGAVVGLGGLVDARALGVGYDTIGAELAGRLGLAALAVLLVVKGVIWSVALGSGTSGGILAPLLMLGAAMGGLLAPVLPGGDVATWSLLGMAATLAGVTRSPFTAVAFAFELTRDTGSLLALLLACMVAHVVSSGVLKRSILTEKVARRGFHVVREYGVDPLEALFVREVMATEVLVLRPDQLATAALDALARRPEARRQRLFPVVDGRGSLRGAVGASRLLEAARSSGGSPRVSEVMVRHVVVAFPDETLRRAADRMAEHGVGALVVLQRRTGELAGVVTAIDLLKARQRLLVEERRRERVLTVRDALGAGRRRRSRRHRARAAVGRAAGVDRAGRRAGGSPEAERKLPVHASDAGPTSGPPPGSESAPTVGLDERPPA, encoded by the coding sequence GTGCCGCCCTCGCCCCGCCTGCCCGCGCGCGCTGCCGGCGAGCGATCGCTCGCCGACTTCGAGACCGGCGCGCGCGTCGGGCTCCTCGCGGCCCTCGCCCTCCTGGTCGGCGCGCTCTCCGCCGGGGTCGCCCTCGGCCTGCTCGACCTGATCGGGCTGTTCACCCAGCTGCTCTACGACGGCCGGCTCGGCGTGCGCCTCGTCGCGCCGACGACCAGCCACCTGCACGCCCTGTCGGCCCTCGTGCCGGTCGGGGGCGGCCTCGCGGTCGGGGCGATGGCCTTCTGGGGGTCGGAGCGCATTCGCGGCCACGGCATCCCGGAGGCCATGGAGACGATCCTCGTCAACGGCAGCAAGGTCGAGCCCCGCCTCGCCGTCTTGAAGCCCGTCTCGAGCGCGATCAGCATCGGCAGCGGGGGGCCGTTCGGCGCAGAGGGCCCGATCATCCTCACGGGCGGCGCCGTCGGGTCGGTGCTCGCGCAGCTCCTTCGCCTCTCGGCAGCCGAGCGCAGGACGCTGCTCGTCGCCGGCGCCTGCGGGGGCATGGCCGCCGTCTTCGGCACGCCGGTCGCCGCCGCGCTCTTCGGCGTCGAGCTGCTCGCCTTCGAGTGGCGGCCGCGTTCCGCGGGACCGATCGCGCTCGCCGTCGTCGTGGCGTCGGTGCTTCGCGCCGCGATGGCCGCCCACGGGCTCGTCCGTCCGGCACCGCTCTTCCCCCTCGGCTCGCACGGCTCGCTCGGCGCCGTGGCCGTGGCCGGCTCGGGCGTCGTCGGCATCGCCGGCGCGCTGCTGGCCTGGGTGCTCACCCAGGCCGTCTACGGCATGGAGGACGCCTTCGCTCGGCTGCCCTTCCACTGGGCGTGGTGGCCCGCGATCGGCGGCGCGGTGGTCGGCCTCGGCGGCCTCGTGGACGCCCGTGCCCTCGGCGTCGGCTACGACACGATCGGCGCCGAGCTGGCGGGCCGACTCGGCCTCGCCGCCCTCGCCGTGCTCCTCGTCGTGAAGGGGGTGATCTGGTCGGTCGCCCTCGGCTCTGGCACGAGCGGCGGCATCCTCGCGCCACTGCTCATGCTGGGGGCGGCGATGGGCGGCCTGCTGGCGCCGGTGCTGCCCGGGGGAGACGTCGCGACGTGGTCGCTGCTCGGCATGGCTGCCACGCTCGCCGGCGTGACCCGCTCGCCCTTCACCGCGGTGGCGTTCGCCTTCGAGCTCACCCGCGACACCGGTTCGCTGCTCGCGCTCCTGCTCGCCTGCATGGTCGCCCACGTCGTGTCCTCCGGCGTGCTGAAGCGGTCGATCCTCACCGAGAAGGTGGCGCGCCGAGGGTTCCACGTCGTGCGCGAGTACGGCGTCGACCCGCTCGAGGCGCTCTTCGTGCGCGAGGTGATGGCGACCGAGGTGCTCGTCCTCCGGCCCGACCAGCTCGCGACCGCGGCGCTCGACGCGCTCGCCCGGCGGCCGGAGGCCCGTCGCCAGCGCCTCTTCCCCGTCGTCGACGGGCGCGGCTCGCTGCGCGGGGCGGTCGGCGCCTCTCGCCTCCTCGAGGCGGCGCGCTCGTCGGGGGGCTCGCCCCGGGTCAGCGAGGTGATGGTGCGCCACGTCGTCGTCGCCTTCCCCGACGAGACCCTGCGCCGCGCGGCCGACCGCATGGCCGAGCACGGCGTCGGGGCGCTCGTCGTGCTGCAGCGGCGGACGGGCGAGCTCGCCGGCGTGGTGACCGCCATCGACCTCCTCAAGGCCCGTCAGCGGCTCCTCGTCGAGGAGCGCCGCCGCGAGCGGGTCCTCACCGTCCGGGACGCCCTCGGGGCGGGGCGTCGCCGTCGGTCCCGGCGCCACCGCGCCCGGGCAGCCGTCGGGCGCGCCGCCGGCGTCGATCGCGCCGGCCGGCGTGCGGGCGGCTCGCCGGAGGCGGAGCGGAAGCTCCCGGTGCACGCCAGCGACGCGGGACCGACCTCGGGACCGCCACCTGGGAGCGAGTCGGCGCCGACCGTCGGGCTCGACGAGCGGCCGCCCGCCTAG
- a CDS encoding DUF488 family protein: MAKTRLGDADYRRLLTLRTGLRRFLRWSEERAHEAGLTPAQHQLLLAVRGHQGTQPPTIGDVAESLLLRHHSAVELVDRAEAAGLVERRRDPSDGRVVRLELTRTGRAALERLSSLHLEELRRLAESFRPLWEGITVPTAGTDDGSQPEVRVGHVLAPPSGGGTRVLVDPTWPRGLRREQAPIDRWLPEVAPSAAIRRLDDGTPQAFASFARRYREELRAQSGALLEELRLLAHSGGLVLLTASHDLERSGASVLAGELRAGRPPRTRARTPAR, translated from the coding sequence GTGGCGAAGACGCGCCTCGGCGACGCCGACTACCGGCGGCTCCTCACCTTGCGGACCGGACTGCGACGCTTCCTGCGCTGGAGCGAGGAGCGGGCGCACGAGGCCGGGCTCACCCCGGCCCAGCACCAGCTCCTCCTCGCGGTGCGCGGCCACCAGGGGACCCAGCCGCCGACGATCGGCGACGTCGCCGAGTCGCTCCTGCTGCGCCACCACAGCGCCGTCGAGCTCGTCGACCGGGCCGAGGCCGCCGGCCTCGTCGAGCGGCGGCGGGACCCGAGCGACGGGCGCGTCGTGCGCCTCGAGCTGACCCGCACCGGGCGAGCGGCGCTCGAGCGCCTCTCCTCCCTCCATCTCGAGGAGCTTCGCCGCCTCGCCGAGAGCTTCCGACCGCTGTGGGAGGGGATCACGGTGCCCACCGCCGGCACCGACGACGGGTCGCAGCCCGAGGTGCGCGTCGGCCACGTGCTCGCGCCGCCGTCCGGCGGCGGCACCCGCGTCCTCGTCGACCCGACCTGGCCGCGCGGGCTGCGCCGCGAGCAGGCCCCGATCGACCGGTGGCTGCCCGAGGTGGCCCCCAGCGCGGCGATCCGCCGCCTCGACGACGGCACGCCGCAGGCGTTCGCGTCCTTCGCCCGCCGCTACCGAGAGGAGCTGCGCGCGCAGTCCGGTGCCCTCCTCGAGGAGCTCCGACTGCTCGCCCACAGCGGAGGGCTCGTGCTGCTCACCGCGTCGCACGACCTCGAGCGGTCCGGCGCGAGCGTCCTCGCAGGCGAGCTGCGGGCCGGTCGCCCCCCGCGCACGCGGGCCCGCACGCCGGCACGCTAG
- a CDS encoding ABC transporter ATP-binding protein codes for MVQVISVEHLTKRYGSSLALDDVSFGVDAGEVVGVLGPNGAGKTTTIEILEGFRLPTAGSVRVLGRPPAAGGRRLKNRVGIVLQSAGSDSTLTVREAVGLYATFYRPRRPPGEVIAEVMLEGTERTRIGQLSGGQRRRLDLALALVGHPEVLFLDEPTTGLDPAARRRIWEVIGRLRARGVAVVLTSHYLDEVQRLADRVVVLRRGQVIAEGPPGQLGGPGATSISFRLDSRATLPSGPWELRARGGGSTTLSTAVPTEALRILANWAASEGFELEELEVRRPSLEEAYLELTAKR; via the coding sequence GTGGTCCAGGTCATCTCCGTCGAGCATCTGACGAAGCGCTACGGGTCGAGCCTGGCGCTCGACGACGTGTCCTTCGGGGTCGACGCGGGCGAGGTCGTCGGGGTGCTCGGCCCGAACGGCGCCGGCAAGACGACGACGATCGAGATCCTCGAAGGCTTCCGCCTGCCGACGGCCGGATCGGTCCGCGTCCTCGGGCGCCCACCGGCGGCGGGCGGGCGGCGCCTCAAGAACCGCGTCGGCATCGTGCTGCAGTCGGCCGGGAGCGACTCGACGCTCACCGTGCGCGAGGCCGTGGGGCTGTACGCGACCTTCTACCGCCCCCGCCGCCCTCCTGGCGAGGTCATCGCGGAGGTCATGCTCGAGGGGACGGAGCGAACGAGGATCGGCCAGCTCTCCGGCGGGCAGCGTCGGCGCCTCGACCTCGCCCTCGCGCTCGTCGGCCACCCCGAGGTCCTCTTCCTCGACGAGCCGACCACCGGCCTCGACCCGGCGGCGCGCCGGCGGATCTGGGAGGTCATCGGCCGCCTGCGCGCCCGGGGCGTCGCCGTCGTGCTCACCTCGCACTACCTCGACGAGGTGCAGCGGCTCGCCGACCGGGTCGTCGTGCTGCGGCGCGGTCAGGTCATCGCCGAGGGCCCGCCGGGCCAGCTCGGCGGTCCGGGCGCGACCTCGATCTCGTTCCGCCTCGACTCGCGCGCGACCTTGCCGAGCGGGCCGTGGGAGCTACGCGCGCGCGGCGGCGGCTCGACGACGCTCTCGACCGCAGTGCCGACCGAGGCTCTGCGGATCCTCGCCAACTGGGCGGCCAGCGAGGGGTTCGAGCTCGAGGAGCTCGAGGTGCGCCGGCCCTCCCTCGAGGAGGCCTACCTCGAGCTCACGGCGAAGCGATGA